Proteins found in one Thermaerobacter subterraneus DSM 13965 genomic segment:
- a CDS encoding M3 family oligoendopeptidase: MAVSSRYNPTWDLETFFPGGSASPQFESFLASLAQDLDRLRQEVRRLDPGAPAAHWENLVNGLQDAGARLGQAGAFTYCLVSQDTTDERARLLLTRVGELRATYNNLWTDLDRHLLAVSDPAWQALLEHPGLREVAFALDERRRRARERMSPELESLAGSLAVDGYHAWGDLYELVAGRIRVPVQEGDRTVHLSVGQAANRLEDPDRAVRAAVFDRWEAAWGQEAEVIAAALNHLAGFRWQWYRRRGWDDILKEPLDENRMQRATLEAMWDAVARKRGALLEYFRWKAERLGVQRLAWFDAHVPVYQAQGKVTYDEAADFVIEQFARFSDELAGLARRAFSERWIEAEDRPNKRAGGFCTGFPLSRQSRIFMTFGGTASNVGTLAHELGHAYHQWLMDDLPVLARDYPMSLAETASTFAERVVTDAAIRHAPDTDTRLAFLEQQVLDGVAFCMNIHARFLFETAFYEARRQGPLSVADLNGLMEDAQRRAYHDSLDRYHPYFWASKLHFYATDAPFYNFPYTFGFLFSSGLYARARAEGPSFARRYAALLQDTGRMTVEDLARRHLGVDLTGPAFWEEALDAALAPLDEFLQLARAAGSGK, from the coding sequence GTGGCCGTGAGTTCTCGCTACAACCCCACCTGGGATCTGGAAACCTTCTTCCCCGGTGGCAGCGCATCGCCCCAGTTTGAATCCTTCCTGGCTTCCCTGGCCCAGGACCTGGACCGCCTGCGGCAGGAGGTGCGCCGGCTCGACCCCGGCGCTCCGGCGGCACACTGGGAAAACCTGGTCAACGGCCTGCAGGACGCCGGCGCGCGGCTGGGGCAGGCGGGCGCCTTCACCTACTGCCTGGTCTCCCAGGACACCACCGACGAGCGGGCGCGGCTGTTGCTCACCCGCGTGGGCGAGCTGCGCGCCACCTACAACAACCTGTGGACCGACCTGGACCGGCACCTGCTGGCGGTGTCCGATCCCGCCTGGCAGGCCCTCCTGGAGCACCCCGGCCTGCGGGAAGTGGCCTTCGCCCTGGACGAACGCCGCCGCCGGGCCCGGGAGCGCATGAGCCCCGAGCTGGAATCCCTGGCCGGCTCGCTGGCGGTCGACGGCTATCATGCCTGGGGCGACCTCTATGAGCTGGTGGCCGGCCGCATCCGGGTTCCCGTGCAGGAAGGGGATCGCACCGTCCACCTCTCCGTCGGTCAGGCGGCCAATCGCCTGGAGGATCCCGACCGGGCCGTCCGCGCGGCCGTGTTCGACCGCTGGGAGGCGGCGTGGGGTCAGGAGGCCGAGGTCATCGCCGCCGCCCTCAACCACCTGGCGGGGTTCCGCTGGCAGTGGTACCGGCGCCGCGGCTGGGATGACATCCTGAAGGAGCCCCTGGACGAGAACCGGATGCAACGGGCCACCCTGGAAGCCATGTGGGATGCCGTCGCCCGCAAGCGCGGCGCCCTGCTGGAGTACTTCCGCTGGAAGGCCGAACGGCTTGGGGTCCAGCGGCTGGCCTGGTTCGACGCCCATGTGCCCGTCTACCAGGCCCAGGGCAAGGTGACGTACGACGAGGCGGCGGACTTCGTCATCGAGCAGTTTGCCCGCTTCAGCGACGAGCTGGCGGGGCTGGCCCGGCGCGCCTTCAGCGAGCGCTGGATCGAAGCCGAAGACCGCCCCAACAAGCGGGCCGGCGGGTTCTGCACGGGATTCCCGCTGAGCCGGCAGTCCCGGATCTTCATGACCTTCGGCGGAACGGCGTCCAACGTGGGCACCCTGGCCCACGAGCTGGGACACGCCTACCATCAGTGGCTGATGGACGACCTGCCCGTGCTGGCCCGGGACTACCCCATGAGCCTGGCCGAAACGGCCTCCACCTTCGCGGAGCGGGTGGTCACCGACGCCGCCATCCGGCATGCGCCCGACACGGACACGCGCCTGGCCTTCCTGGAGCAGCAGGTGCTGGACGGGGTCGCCTTCTGCATGAACATCCACGCCCGCTTCCTGTTCGAGACGGCCTTCTACGAGGCGCGCCGCCAGGGTCCCCTGAGCGTGGCGGACCTCAACGGCCTGATGGAAGACGCCCAGCGCCGTGCCTACCACGACAGCCTGGACCGGTACCACCCGTACTTCTGGGCGTCCAAGCTGCACTTCTACGCCACCGACGCGCCGTTTTACAACTTCCCCTACACCTTCGGCTTCCTCTTCAGCTCCGGCCTGTACGCCCGGGCCCGGGCCGAAGGACCGTCGTTCGCCCGCCGCTACGCCGCCCTGCTGCAAGACACCGGCCGCATGACGGTGGAAGACCTGGCCCGCCGGCACCTGGGCGTGGACCTGACCGGGCCCGCCTTCTGGGAAGAGGCCCTGGACGCCGCCCTGGCGCCCCTGGACGAGTTCCTGCAGCTGGCGAGGGCGGCGGGCAGCGGCAAGTAA
- a CDS encoding DUF1540 domain-containing protein has product MLVGVRCTVADCHYWREGNYCDAEQILITHDWVSDRFPNRFDAAEIQELSSRVGGTPARQATDTCCKTFEPRRRS; this is encoded by the coding sequence GTGCTCGTCGGGGTGCGCTGCACGGTGGCCGACTGCCACTACTGGCGGGAAGGGAACTACTGCGACGCCGAGCAGATCCTCATCACCCACGACTGGGTCAGCGACCGGTTTCCCAACCGGTTCGATGCGGCCGAAATCCAGGAGCTGTCGAGCCGGGTGGGTGGAACGCCGGCGCGCCAGGCTACTGACACCTGCTGCAAGACCTTCGAGCCGCGGCGGCGGTCGTGA
- a CDS encoding PPC domain-containing DNA-binding protein — translation MPEFSLNRVIVGRLRRGDDILAALAALARQHRIVTGWVQLLGAVERARLAFYDQAEQRYLDFQLDEPAEILAGTGNISRLRGEAEPFVHLHLTLGDAQGRAWGGHVLEGTQVFACEYAIWVLDGPALERAPDGETGLKLWPPA, via the coding sequence TTGCCGGAATTCAGCCTGAACCGGGTCATCGTGGGACGGCTGCGCCGGGGTGACGACATCCTGGCGGCCCTGGCCGCCCTGGCCCGCCAGCACCGGATCGTCACGGGCTGGGTCCAGCTGCTGGGCGCAGTGGAGCGGGCGCGCCTGGCCTTCTACGACCAGGCGGAGCAGCGCTATCTCGACTTCCAGCTGGACGAACCGGCCGAGATCCTGGCCGGCACCGGAAACATCAGCCGGCTGCGCGGCGAAGCGGAGCCTTTCGTCCACCTGCATCTGACCCTGGGCGACGCCCAGGGGCGGGCGTGGGGCGGGCACGTACTGGAGGGGACGCAGGTCTTCGCCTGCGAGTACGCCATCTGGGTGCTGGACGGGCCGGCTTTGGAGCGGGCACCCGACGGGGAGACGGGCTTGAAACTGTGGCCGCCGGCCTGA
- a CDS encoding NifU family protein gives MREQVEQALESIRPAIQMDGGDIELVDVDENGVVRVRLIGACVGCPMSIMTLKAGIERILRERVPGVTDVEAV, from the coding sequence ATGCGCGAGCAGGTGGAACAGGCGCTGGAATCCATCCGCCCCGCCATCCAGATGGACGGTGGGGACATCGAGCTGGTGGACGTGGACGAGAACGGTGTGGTGCGGGTGCGCCTCATCGGTGCCTGCGTCGGCTGCCCCATGTCCATCATGACGCTCAAGGCCGGCATCGAGCGCATCCTGCGCGAGCGGGTTCCGGGCGTCACCGACGTCGAGGCGGTGTGA
- a CDS encoding DUF441 domain-containing protein produces the protein MGQPDLVLLAILGLGALGRNPLVTAAAGILLLLRLLGLASLLPALEQHAMSLGLVLLIVAVLIPFADGQVTLQQTVQSFTRGGLAGYAGLVAGFVAAVLGARGIVLLEQNPHVIIGLIFGTLVGVAFFQGIPVGPLTAAGFAAVLMELLSLLRRGF, from the coding sequence TTGGGTCAACCGGACCTGGTGCTTCTAGCGATCCTCGGCCTGGGCGCCCTGGGCCGCAACCCGCTGGTGACCGCGGCCGCAGGGATCCTGCTGCTGCTGCGCCTGCTCGGCCTGGCCTCGCTCCTTCCGGCCCTAGAGCAACACGCCATGTCCCTGGGGCTCGTGCTCCTCATCGTGGCGGTGCTCATCCCCTTCGCCGACGGGCAGGTGACGCTGCAGCAAACGGTCCAGTCCTTCACCCGCGGCGGGCTGGCGGGCTATGCGGGGCTGGTGGCGGGATTCGTGGCCGCCGTGCTGGGCGCCCGGGGCATCGTGCTGCTGGAGCAAAACCCCCACGTGATCATCGGCTTGATCTTCGGGACCCTGGTGGGCGTGGCCTTCTTTCAAGGGATTCCCGTGGGCCCCCTGACGGCGGCAGGGTTTGCCGCCGTCCTGATGGAACTGCTGAGTCTCTTGCGGCGCGGCTTTTAG
- a CDS encoding sulfite exporter TauE/SafE family protein — MDQQDSARRPAWRRLEGWAPVIAGVLTGGVNGLLGVGGGTLLVPALVYWFGVPDHRAHGTSILVVGLTSIISAAVYAARGLVDVQLAWQVAAGGMVGAAVGARWMERLQPRGLRRLYGWFLLLLGLRMMVLG; from the coding sequence GTGGACCAACAGGACAGCGCCCGGCGGCCGGCATGGCGCCGCCTGGAAGGCTGGGCGCCCGTTATCGCCGGAGTCCTGACCGGCGGGGTGAACGGCCTGCTGGGGGTGGGCGGTGGAACGCTGCTGGTCCCGGCCCTGGTCTACTGGTTCGGGGTGCCGGATCACCGGGCCCACGGCACGTCCATCCTGGTGGTGGGGCTCACCTCCATCATCAGCGCCGCGGTCTACGCGGCGCGGGGGCTGGTCGACGTCCAACTGGCGTGGCAGGTGGCCGCCGGTGGGATGGTGGGTGCGGCCGTGGGCGCGCGGTGGATGGAGCGGCTCCAGCCCCGGGGGCTGCGGCGGCTGTACGGCTGGTTCCTCCTGCTTCTGGGCCTGCGGATGATGGTGCTCGGCTGA
- a CDS encoding acylphosphatase, which yields MDPVHPVGGRAGAPAGAAARLEVTVHGRVQGVGYRAFARSRALDLGLRGFARNNADGTVTVVAEGAPGALQRLVEALRQGPPAGRVDGLEVHWSAPRGLGPGFGIG from the coding sequence ATGGATCCTGTCCATCCCGTGGGCGGGCGGGCCGGGGCACCCGCGGGAGCTGCGGCCCGCCTGGAGGTCACGGTGCACGGCCGGGTCCAGGGCGTGGGCTACCGGGCCTTCGCCAGGTCCCGCGCCCTGGACCTGGGCTTGCGCGGCTTCGCCCGGAACAACGCCGACGGCACCGTCACCGTGGTGGCGGAGGGAGCACCCGGGGCCCTCCAGCGCCTGGTGGAAGCGCTGCGCCAGGGGCCGCCCGCGGGCCGGGTCGACGGCCTGGAAGTTCACTGGTCCGCTCCCCGGGGCCTGGGACCGGGCTTCGGCATCGGCTGA
- a CDS encoding nitrilase-related carbon-nitrogen hydrolase has product MSGSIWQALQQQAFRLILRWTARGGPLRRAVAAMGIRRSPNLHRLDPARVRVAAVQLELDTFRRPEDFARWVARPLGDAVARGAQLVAFPEDVGLALLGLLPGFERLAAAPSPQAALAGLGDVGVADVFRFLGPAVGRIYHTTFSALARAHGVFVHGGSVMLPRGRNLYNFGFLYGPDGRLVGRHAKAHLLPMEAEWGVCPGDSFDVYDTVLGRIGIPVCMDATYFETFRLLALAGAEMVVVPIANPEPYNEWHARRGTWARVQETPVYGVVPALVGRILGIELTGRAAVYAPLALTPAGDGVLAQARTWNRAEVVVADLDLVRLREYRRRAGFPGYLRPDLYERYLEPAYRRLRDRRAAESPSGPQGEAAG; this is encoded by the coding sequence ATGTCCGGCAGCATCTGGCAGGCGCTGCAGCAACAGGCCTTCCGGTTGATCCTGCGCTGGACGGCGCGGGGTGGTCCCCTGCGGCGGGCGGTGGCGGCCATGGGCATCCGCCGCAGCCCCAACCTGCACCGGTTGGATCCGGCCCGGGTCCGGGTGGCGGCGGTGCAGCTGGAGCTGGACACCTTCCGCCGGCCGGAGGACTTCGCCCGCTGGGTGGCGCGGCCGCTGGGCGACGCCGTGGCCCGGGGTGCCCAGCTGGTCGCCTTTCCCGAGGACGTGGGGCTGGCGCTCCTTGGCCTGCTTCCCGGCTTCGAGCGGCTGGCCGCGGCCCCCTCACCCCAGGCCGCCCTGGCCGGCCTGGGAGACGTGGGGGTGGCCGACGTCTTCCGCTTCCTGGGCCCGGCGGTGGGCCGGATCTACCACACGACCTTTTCGGCGCTGGCCCGCGCCCATGGCGTTTTCGTTCACGGCGGCAGCGTCATGCTCCCCCGGGGCCGCAACCTCTACAACTTCGGGTTCCTTTACGGGCCCGACGGGCGCTTGGTCGGGCGCCATGCCAAGGCCCACCTGCTTCCCATGGAGGCGGAGTGGGGCGTATGCCCCGGCGATTCCTTCGACGTGTACGACACGGTGCTCGGCCGGATCGGCATTCCCGTGTGCATGGACGCCACTTATTTCGAGACCTTCCGCCTGCTGGCCCTGGCGGGCGCGGAAATGGTGGTCGTCCCCATCGCCAACCCGGAGCCGTACAACGAGTGGCATGCCCGGCGCGGCACCTGGGCCCGGGTCCAGGAGACGCCCGTCTACGGCGTCGTCCCTGCCCTCGTGGGGCGGATCCTGGGCATCGAGCTGACGGGGCGGGCGGCCGTCTATGCACCCCTGGCGCTGACCCCGGCCGGCGATGGGGTGCTGGCGCAGGCGCGCACCTGGAACCGGGCCGAGGTGGTGGTGGCCGACCTGGATCTGGTGCGCTTGCGGGAATACCGCCGGCGCGCCGGTTTCCCGGGGTATCTGCGACCGGACCTCTACGAGCGCTACCTGGAGCCGGCCTACCGGCGCCTGCGGGACCGGCGGGCGGCGGAATCCCCCTCCGGTCCGCAGGGCGAGGCAGCCGGCTAG
- a CDS encoding carbon-nitrogen hydrolase family protein — protein sequence MVLSGLGGLLPLSALAGEPPRWDGRLAALARRFGDAAAEVWSEWAAQAARTLGIYLCPGTVVVPQGEGFEHVALCFGPDGRLLARQAQLHATPEEAALGLVPGDDWTPFTLGGWTASLVVGRDGWIPEVGRWASLEGVRLVVHPGYALDAAGRWDLVAGPWQVVQQTQVYWVHAAPSGQAGTRDLAPQAAIFAPCEITPAGRGWLAWEDGGEPAAATLEAAALAAVREQYPLDRYLHPALYLRQLLPAYRRLAGAGGWGMANVANAGQAAPGKGDGKPAAPPPALPGLASVPAAGEPGPGDAGRARPRPAGRRRRRARKGGAAGLLRQGRDAGRAGVTGAPPADAAAACEPGVTAAVAAPPPAARPGKAGPASTRDPGPGPSPCNGREGDGGPPASGRTAAGPAAAPGGGPAAAPAGRKRRRRKRRPRAAPAPHGTGPGSGGDGNPPGAKQGGSPASSRGAQPAGGDGTGGA from the coding sequence GTGGTCCTTTCCGGCCTGGGCGGGCTTTTGCCCCTAAGCGCCCTGGCGGGGGAGCCGCCCCGCTGGGATGGGCGGCTGGCCGCCCTGGCCCGCCGGTTCGGTGACGCCGCGGCGGAGGTCTGGTCCGAGTGGGCGGCCCAGGCCGCCCGGACCCTGGGGATCTACCTGTGCCCGGGGACGGTGGTGGTTCCCCAGGGCGAGGGTTTTGAGCACGTGGCCCTGTGCTTCGGACCCGACGGCCGGCTCCTGGCGCGCCAGGCCCAGCTGCACGCCACGCCCGAGGAAGCGGCCCTGGGGCTTGTACCCGGCGACGACTGGACACCCTTCACCCTCGGCGGCTGGACGGCCTCGCTGGTGGTCGGCCGGGACGGGTGGATCCCCGAGGTGGGGCGCTGGGCAAGCCTGGAGGGGGTGCGGCTGGTCGTCCACCCGGGCTACGCCCTGGATGCCGCCGGCCGGTGGGACCTGGTGGCAGGTCCCTGGCAGGTGGTCCAGCAGACCCAGGTGTACTGGGTGCACGCGGCGCCGTCGGGGCAGGCGGGCACGCGCGACCTGGCGCCCCAGGCGGCCATCTTCGCGCCTTGCGAGATCACCCCCGCGGGACGCGGCTGGCTGGCCTGGGAAGACGGGGGCGAGCCGGCGGCTGCCACCCTGGAGGCGGCGGCCCTGGCGGCGGTGCGGGAACAGTACCCCCTGGACCGCTACCTCCACCCCGCGCTCTACCTGCGCCAGCTCCTGCCGGCCTACCGCCGGCTGGCCGGAGCCGGAGGATGGGGAATGGCAAATGTGGCAAATGCGGGACAGGCTGCGCCGGGTAAGGGGGACGGGAAGCCGGCAGCGCCGCCTCCAGCCCTCCCGGGCCTTGCCTCCGTCCCGGCTGCGGGCGAGCCAGGACCGGGGGATGCCGGGCGGGCCCGCCCGCGACCGGCGGGCAGGCGGCGCCGGCGGGCCCGCAAGGGGGGTGCCGCCGGTCTCCTCCGGCAGGGCAGAGATGCCGGGCGCGCGGGCGTGACCGGCGCCCCGCCCGCCGATGCGGCGGCCGCCTGCGAACCCGGCGTAACGGCCGCCGTTGCCGCGCCACCGCCGGCGGCCCGGCCCGGGAAGGCGGGGCCGGCTTCCACCAGGGACCCCGGGCCCGGCCCGTCGCCCTGCAACGGGCGGGAAGGAGACGGCGGGCCACCGGCGTCGGGTCGCACCGCTGCCGGGCCGGCGGCTGCACCGGGGGGCGGGCCGGCGGCTGCACCGGCGGGAAGGAAGCGGCGGCGCAGGAAGCGGCGCCCCAGGGCGGCGCCAGCGCCCCACGGGACGGGGCCCGGCAGCGGAGGCGACGGCAACCCGCCAGGTGCCAAACAAGGAGGGAGCCCGGCTTCCAGCCGCGGAGCCCAGCCCGCGGGCGGTGACGGGACCGGGGGAGCGTGA
- a CDS encoding tRNA (cytidine(34)-2'-O)-methyltransferase: protein MFDVVLVAPEIAPNTGNVARTCAVTGARLHLVRPLGFRLSDRLLKRAGLDYWAHVAWQVHDTWDDLLAALPGARFCYLDPRGSLWYSQMDFAPGDVLVFGSESRGLPPGLMEERPGPVLRVPMRPGLRSLNLASTVALVLYEAYRQQGFPGMT, encoded by the coding sequence ATGTTCGACGTCGTCCTGGTGGCGCCCGAGATCGCTCCCAACACCGGCAATGTGGCCCGTACCTGCGCCGTCACCGGCGCCAGGCTCCACCTGGTGCGGCCCCTGGGGTTCCGGTTGAGCGACCGGCTGCTCAAGCGGGCGGGTCTGGACTACTGGGCTCACGTGGCATGGCAGGTCCACGATACCTGGGATGATCTGCTGGCTGCCCTGCCCGGTGCCCGGTTCTGCTATCTGGACCCCCGTGGCAGCCTGTGGTATAGCCAGATGGATTTTGCACCGGGAGACGTCCTGGTCTTCGGCAGCGAGTCGCGGGGCCTGCCGCCCGGCCTCATGGAAGAGCGGCCGGGCCCGGTCCTGCGGGTGCCCATGCGCCCGGGGCTCCGCTCTCTCAACCTGGCCAGCACGGTGGCCCTGGTGCTGTACGAGGCCTACCGGCAGCAGGGCTTCCCCGGGATGACGTAA
- a CDS encoding DNA polymerase III subunit alpha has product MFVHLHCHSAYSFLDGASPVQALVERAAALGMPALALTDHDNVAGAVEFDRAARAAGIKPIQGAEVTLLLDEPAGPAGVRPARPRPAAGAGPGGARPAGGGLGTGGKPGGGGPGGPGDAAPRPAAEGRPEPVTAHLVLLATGPQGYARLCRLLTRAHLDRPRGSPALPWTVLLEEVAPGGEPLAGHGLIALSGCRQGPVLQALLRGDRATALERARQLRDAFGRENFFLELQGGWLPGNRALNRALADLAEHLGVGLVATNDVHYATRDRFAVHDLLACVRLGIPVDEPHPQRHLNADNDLKSPRAMARMFAGYPQALEATLAIAERCAPALPEGGVPRPAFPLPPGVRAEAYLREQVERGALWRYGRITPRIRQRLEHELSIIEKLQLADYFLLVWDVARYARQQGIRCAGRGSAADSAVAYCLGITDVDAIERGLLFERFLSLERAEQPDIDIDFDARYRDQVADYVEQRYGPEHVATVCTYQTYHARGALRDFGKVLGFPEAVIDRIAKRVPYYLSRQLGRALAEVPELRDLDLPRERLKRLVALCEAAAGLPRHMGTHLGGLVISRRPLSDLSPLQRSAKGRRILQFDKRGVEELGLVKLDLLSLRTLGAVEEAVRVIRRRNPSFDYDHIPLDDRATYRLLGTGETVGAFQLESPAQRALQPRLRPENLEDVVASVAIIRPGPIKGDMVEPFLARRRGQEPVTYLHPKLEPILRKTWGVVLFQEQVIEIATAIAGFTPGEADRLRRVMTHARSPEEMEDIGRHFLRRARQQGVGEEVAQAIFRMIQGYASYGFCEAHAAAFGVTAYKTAYLLAHYPAEWYAALLSLQPMGYYPPNTLGVEAARRGIQILPLDINTSQVAFTATPGTIRIGLRAVKGLGDEPAAAIVAERERGGPFRHLMDFLLRLAARGGTAAGPVLDREQVAALIRAGAFDGLHANRRALLWGLDEALATARQAAGGGDLAQGLAAAWSPPVVADFPDLEKWAMEREVLGIDVHRRHLLAMLREVLEARGYRPAAALRGLPPGVPVRAAGIPVRPHRPPTRSGRVIVFLTLEDETGLVDVTVFEEVYQRYGRWIFTDPPVPLAVEGVLQDRDGARALLARRVIPLAAALVEGGRRARDRSAGRREGAVARWSASASITTAGAPGAAGPPGGAGGSTG; this is encoded by the coding sequence ATGTTCGTCCACCTGCATTGCCATTCCGCCTATTCCTTTCTTGACGGGGCAAGCCCGGTGCAGGCGCTGGTGGAACGGGCCGCAGCGCTGGGCATGCCCGCCCTGGCCCTGACGGATCACGACAACGTGGCGGGCGCCGTGGAGTTCGACCGGGCGGCCCGGGCCGCGGGGATCAAGCCCATCCAGGGGGCCGAGGTCACCCTCCTCCTGGACGAACCGGCCGGGCCGGCCGGCGTCAGGCCCGCCCGTCCCAGGCCGGCCGCCGGCGCCGGGCCCGGCGGCGCCAGGCCCGCCGGTGGCGGGCTCGGGACCGGTGGCAAGCCCGGAGGCGGCGGTCCGGGTGGTCCTGGGGACGCCGCCCCCCGGCCGGCCGCGGAGGGCAGGCCGGAGCCGGTGACGGCCCATCTGGTCCTCCTGGCCACCGGTCCCCAGGGCTATGCCCGCCTCTGCCGGCTCCTGACCCGGGCCCACCTGGACCGCCCCCGGGGCAGTCCGGCCCTTCCCTGGACGGTGCTGCTGGAGGAGGTGGCGCCCGGCGGCGAGCCGCTGGCCGGCCACGGGCTGATCGCCCTGTCCGGCTGCCGCCAGGGACCGGTGCTGCAGGCGCTGCTGCGGGGCGACCGGGCCACGGCGCTGGAGCGGGCCCGGCAGCTGCGGGACGCCTTTGGCCGGGAGAACTTCTTCCTTGAGCTGCAGGGCGGCTGGCTTCCCGGCAACCGCGCCCTCAACCGGGCCCTGGCCGATCTGGCGGAGCACCTGGGGGTCGGGCTGGTGGCGACCAACGACGTCCACTACGCCACCCGCGACCGCTTCGCCGTCCACGACCTGCTGGCCTGCGTCCGCCTGGGGATCCCGGTGGACGAACCCCATCCCCAGCGGCACCTGAACGCCGACAACGACCTCAAGTCCCCCCGGGCCATGGCCCGGATGTTCGCCGGTTACCCTCAGGCGCTTGAGGCCACGCTGGCCATCGCCGAGCGCTGCGCCCCTGCGCTGCCCGAGGGGGGCGTGCCCCGCCCGGCTTTCCCCCTGCCGCCGGGAGTCCGGGCCGAAGCCTACCTGCGGGAGCAGGTGGAGCGGGGCGCCCTCTGGCGCTACGGCCGCATCACTCCCCGCATCCGGCAGCGGCTGGAGCACGAGCTTTCCATCATCGAGAAGCTGCAACTGGCGGACTACTTCCTGCTGGTCTGGGATGTGGCCCGCTATGCGCGCCAGCAGGGCATCCGCTGTGCCGGTCGCGGCTCGGCGGCCGACTCGGCGGTGGCCTACTGCCTGGGCATCACCGACGTGGACGCCATCGAGCGCGGCCTGCTCTTTGAACGCTTCCTCAGCCTGGAGCGGGCGGAACAGCCGGACATCGACATCGACTTCGACGCCCGCTACCGCGACCAGGTGGCGGATTACGTCGAGCAGCGCTACGGCCCCGAGCACGTGGCCACCGTCTGCACCTACCAGACCTACCATGCCCGCGGCGCCCTGCGGGACTTCGGCAAGGTGCTGGGTTTTCCGGAGGCGGTGATCGACCGCATCGCCAAGCGCGTGCCGTACTACCTGTCCCGGCAGCTGGGGCGGGCCCTGGCGGAGGTACCGGAGCTGCGCGACCTTGACCTGCCCCGGGAGCGGTTGAAGCGGCTGGTGGCCCTGTGCGAAGCGGCCGCGGGGCTGCCCCGGCACATGGGGACCCATCTGGGCGGCCTGGTGATCAGCCGCCGGCCGCTTTCGGACCTCTCCCCGCTGCAGCGATCGGCCAAGGGACGCCGGATCCTCCAGTTCGACAAGCGGGGCGTCGAAGAGCTGGGCCTGGTCAAGCTGGATCTCCTATCCCTGCGCACCCTGGGCGCGGTGGAGGAGGCGGTGCGGGTCATCCGCCGGCGCAACCCCTCCTTCGACTACGACCACATCCCCCTGGACGACCGGGCCACCTACCGGCTGCTGGGGACGGGGGAGACCGTGGGGGCCTTCCAGCTGGAGTCCCCGGCCCAGCGGGCGCTGCAGCCGCGGCTCCGGCCCGAGAACCTGGAGGACGTGGTGGCCAGCGTAGCCATCATCCGGCCCGGCCCCATCAAGGGGGACATGGTGGAGCCCTTCCTGGCCCGGCGCCGGGGGCAGGAGCCCGTCACCTACCTGCATCCCAAGCTGGAGCCCATCCTGCGCAAGACCTGGGGCGTGGTGCTCTTCCAGGAGCAGGTGATCGAGATCGCCACCGCCATCGCCGGTTTCACCCCGGGTGAGGCCGACCGCCTGCGCCGGGTCATGACCCACGCCCGCTCCCCGGAGGAGATGGAGGACATCGGCCGGCACTTCCTGCGCCGGGCCCGGCAGCAGGGCGTCGGCGAGGAGGTGGCCCAGGCCATCTTCCGCATGATCCAGGGTTATGCCAGCTACGGCTTCTGCGAGGCCCACGCCGCTGCCTTCGGCGTCACGGCCTACAAGACCGCCTACCTGCTGGCCCACTACCCGGCGGAGTGGTATGCGGCCCTGCTCAGCCTCCAGCCCATGGGATACTACCCGCCCAACACCCTGGGCGTGGAGGCGGCGCGGCGGGGAATCCAGATCCTTCCATTAGACATCAACACCAGCCAGGTGGCCTTCACCGCCACCCCCGGCACCATCCGCATCGGCCTGCGGGCCGTCAAGGGCCTGGGGGACGAACCCGCCGCCGCCATCGTGGCGGAACGGGAGCGGGGCGGCCCCTTCCGCCATCTCATGGACTTCCTGCTGCGGCTGGCGGCCCGCGGCGGTACGGCGGCCGGCCCGGTCCTCGACCGGGAGCAGGTGGCCGCCCTGATCCGGGCCGGGGCCTTCGACGGCCTGCACGCCAACCGCCGCGCCCTGCTCTGGGGGCTGGACGAGGCCCTGGCCACGGCCCGGCAGGCCGCCGGCGGTGGCGACCTGGCCCAAGGACTGGCGGCGGCCTGGTCGCCGCCTGTTGTGGCCGACTTCCCCGATCTGGAGAAGTGGGCCATGGAGCGGGAGGTCCTGGGCATCGACGTCCACCGCCGGCACCTGCTGGCCATGCTCCGGGAGGTGCTGGAGGCCCGGGGCTACCGGCCGGCGGCGGCCCTCCGCGGGTTGCCGCCGGGTGTGCCGGTGCGGGCGGCGGGGATCCCCGTCCGGCCCCACCGCCCGCCCACCCGCAGCGGCCGGGTGATCGTGTTCCTGACCCTGGAAGACGAGACCGGGCTGGTGGACGTGACCGTCTTCGAGGAGGTATACCAGCGTTACGGGCGGTGGATCTTCACCGACCCGCCCGTGCCCCTGGCGGTCGAAGGTGTCCTGCAGGACCGGGACGGAGCCCGGGCCCTGCTGGCGCGGCGGGTGATCCCCCTGGCCGCCGCCCTAGTGGAAGGGGGGCGACGGGCCAGGGACCGCAGCGCCGGCAGGCGGGAAGGAGCGGTGGCGCGGTGGAGCGCCTCAGCGTCTATTACGACGGCTGGTGCCCCTGGTGCCGCCGGGCCGCCCGGTGGTGCCGGCGGCTCGACTGGCTGA